A single window of Flavobacterium aestivum DNA harbors:
- a CDS encoding ABC transporter permease, translated as MNLEYFIAKRLITAKDYKSSISAPIINIAISAIAIGMIMMIVSVATGIGLQNKIREKISAFNGHIIISNYDNNKSEITLSPISKNQDFYPKFKSVPGVGHVQAIASKAGIIRTESAFEGIIFKGVGNDYQWENIKEYLVSGKLPNFSGSLNSEVVISQFLANRLNLKVGDSFNTFFIKEDQNQLPNVRRFKITGIFNSGFQQFDATYIIGDIRHVQRINKWTPNEVGAFEVFAKDFGAIKEVGEQVYEKTSSTLDTNTIVEKYSYIFEWLQLFDFNIIVILVVMILVATINMVVALLVLILERTQMIGILKALGASNWSVRKIFLYNAFYLIVRGLFWGNLIGISLLLIQQYFGVIKLNPENYYVNQAPVYINLVYILALNLLTVSICFLVLLIPSYIITKISPVKAIRFD; from the coding sequence TTGAATTTAGAATATTTTATCGCCAAAAGACTTATAACTGCCAAAGATTACAAAAGTAGTATATCGGCACCAATTATAAACATAGCTATATCGGCCATTGCAATCGGAATGATAATGATGATTGTCTCGGTTGCAACAGGTATTGGCTTGCAAAATAAAATACGCGAAAAAATATCTGCTTTCAATGGGCATATTATAATTTCAAACTACGATAATAATAAATCTGAAATTACTTTGTCGCCGATTTCGAAGAATCAAGATTTCTATCCAAAGTTTAAGTCAGTCCCAGGAGTAGGTCATGTTCAAGCTATTGCTAGTAAAGCCGGGATTATCAGAACCGAATCGGCTTTTGAAGGTATTATCTTTAAAGGAGTTGGAAACGATTATCAATGGGAGAATATAAAGGAGTATCTGGTTTCAGGCAAATTGCCTAATTTTTCTGGAAGCCTCAATTCAGAAGTTGTGATTTCTCAATTTCTTGCCAATAGGTTAAATTTGAAAGTTGGGGATTCCTTTAATACCTTCTTTATAAAAGAGGATCAAAATCAGTTGCCGAATGTTCGTAGATTTAAAATCACAGGTATATTCAATTCAGGATTTCAACAATTCGACGCAACCTATATAATAGGGGACATTCGTCATGTGCAGCGCATTAACAAGTGGACGCCGAATGAAGTAGGGGCATTCGAAGTCTTTGCGAAAGATTTTGGTGCAATAAAAGAAGTAGGAGAACAAGTGTATGAAAAAACATCTTCAACACTTGATACAAATACTATTGTCGAAAAATATAGTTACATATTTGAGTGGTTGCAACTTTTTGATTTCAATATTATTGTGATCTTAGTAGTTATGATATTGGTTGCTACTATTAATATGGTAGTTGCTTTGTTAGTGCTCATTCTGGAACGCACACAAATGATTGGAATTCTAAAAGCATTAGGAGCCAGTAATTGGTCAGTTAGGAAAATATTTCTGTATAATGCTTTTTACCTTATAGTAAGAGGACTGTTTTGGGGTAATCTTATAGGAATCTCATTGTTGTTAATTCAGCAATATTTTGGAGTTATAAAGTTAAACCCTGAAAACTACTATGTAAATCAAGCGCCAGTTTATATTAATCTAGTTTATATATTAGCTTTAAATCTACTAACGGTTTCGATTTGTTTTTTAGTCTTATTGATACCTTCATATATAATCACCAAGATTTCGCCAGTCAAAGCAATTCGTTTCGATTAA
- a CDS encoding YkgJ family cysteine cluster protein, producing MKPALNELGKLAKDKHIENKKYFDKLKKKTPKNLDYIMQDLHDAEFKKTDCLKCANCCKTTGPLFTLADIERISKHFRQKPQQFIEQYLRIDEDKDYVLQNVPCTFLDNENACMIYDVRPKACREFPHTDRKKFQQIADLTIKNVSICPAAYNIVEEMKKKLPL from the coding sequence TTGAAACCAGCTTTAAACGAACTAGGAAAACTTGCCAAAGATAAGCATATCGAAAACAAAAAGTATTTTGATAAGCTAAAAAAGAAAACGCCCAAGAATTTAGATTATATAATGCAGGATTTGCATGATGCAGAATTCAAAAAAACAGATTGTTTAAAGTGTGCCAATTGTTGTAAAACCACTGGGCCATTATTTACTCTTGCAGATATTGAACGTATTTCAAAACATTTTAGGCAAAAACCACAACAGTTTATTGAGCAATATTTGCGAATTGATGAAGATAAAGATTATGTGCTGCAAAATGTTCCTTGTACTTTTTTAGATAATGAAAATGCTTGTATGATATATGATGTTCGTCCTAAAGCATGTCGAGAATTTCCTCATACCGATAGAAAAAAGTTTCAGCAAATTGCAGATTTGACTATTAAGAATGTATCGATATGCCCTGCAGCTTATAATATAGTCGAAGAAATGAAGAAAAAATTACCGTTGTAG
- a CDS encoding class I SAM-dependent methyltransferase gives MKDLFGKAILDYQTNNNPEDIITETSISEEDEMSVAYLFRSYDEMPKIEQKALQLAKGKVLDVGCGAGSHSLTLQNDRNLDVTSIDISENAIQACTLRGLKKVKVQNVMTLEDEKFDTIIILMNGPGICGKLKNISAFLLKLKSLLNPGGQILMDSSDIIYMFDEDEDGGKWIPSENEYYGETIFNITYKGEKEAPLDWLFLDYNTLQNAAFANGLQCELILEGEHYDYLAKLSI, from the coding sequence ATGAAAGATCTTTTCGGAAAAGCCATACTCGATTATCAAACAAATAACAATCCTGAAGATATAATAACCGAAACCTCCATTTCTGAAGAAGACGAAATGAGCGTAGCTTATCTCTTTAGGAGTTATGATGAAATGCCTAAAATTGAACAAAAAGCATTACAACTCGCTAAAGGTAAAGTACTAGATGTAGGTTGTGGGGCAGGAAGTCATAGCCTGACATTACAAAATGACAGAAATCTTGATGTAACTTCTATTGATATTTCCGAAAATGCGATACAAGCCTGCACTCTTCGAGGTCTAAAAAAAGTGAAAGTTCAGAATGTAATGACATTAGAAGATGAAAAATTTGACACTATTATAATACTAATGAATGGTCCTGGAATATGCGGAAAACTCAAAAACATCTCAGCATTTCTTTTGAAACTAAAATCTTTGCTGAATCCAGGTGGACAAATATTAATGGATAGTTCCGATATTATTTATATGTTTGACGAAGATGAAGATGGAGGAAAATGGATTCCATCGGAAAATGAATATTATGGAGAAACCATCTTCAATATAACTTACAAAGGAGAAAAAGAAGCTCCTCTTGATTGGTTGTTTCTTGATTATAACACTTTACAAAATGCAGCTTTCGCCAATGGCTTACAATGCGAATTGATTCTGGAAGGGGAGCATTACGATTATTTAGCTAAACTTTCGATTTAA
- a CDS encoding YfiT family bacillithiol transferase codes for MEDSVLEKLRYPIGKFKAPEVYSTDYINAAIAEIASFPERLKKEVINLTEEELDTPYRPGGWTVRQVIHHCGDSHMNCYIRLKWALTEEIPIIKYYYEDRWSQLDDNLTMPIQPSLLLLEGLHYRLAYLMLRLNPIDLKKSFIHPEHNTEIQIQELIGLYAWHCNHHLAHITVLKKQKGW; via the coding sequence ATGGAAGATTCAGTATTAGAAAAATTGCGTTATCCCATTGGGAAATTTAAGGCTCCAGAAGTATATTCAACTGATTATATTAATGCTGCCATTGCCGAAATTGCTTCTTTCCCAGAAAGACTAAAAAAAGAAGTTATTAATTTGACAGAGGAAGAATTAGACACTCCCTATCGACCAGGAGGTTGGACTGTTAGACAGGTAATACATCATTGTGGTGACAGCCATATGAATTGCTACATTCGATTGAAATGGGCTTTGACTGAAGAAATACCAATAATAAAATATTACTATGAAGATCGTTGGTCCCAATTAGATGACAATTTAACCATGCCTATCCAACCCTCATTATTATTATTAGAAGGTCTCCATTATAGATTAGCCTACTTAATGCTAAGATTAAATCCTATCGATTTGAAAAAATCGTTTATACATCCCGAGCACAATACAGAAATACAAATCCAAGAACTAATTGGTCTTTATGCTTGGCACTGCAATCATCATTTGGCTCATATAACAGTGTTAAAAAAACAAAAAGGGTGGTAA
- a CDS encoding energy transducer TonB codes for MKKILLFAFTIFSVHFASAQVTSTYVDDAPYNYEEVDEKPQFPGGIIEFKTFVGKNLNLSDYEGGSGVLKVSFIIEANGEVSNAEITEDLGGGVGKEVKRVVSLSPRWMPGRNSGKIVRVMIKIPLRITG; via the coding sequence ATGAAGAAAATTTTACTTTTTGCATTCACCATTTTCTCTGTACATTTTGCTTCGGCACAAGTTACAAGTACTTATGTAGATGATGCACCTTACAATTATGAAGAGGTAGATGAAAAGCCTCAGTTTCCTGGCGGTATTATTGAATTTAAAACTTTTGTCGGTAAAAATTTGAATTTAAGTGATTATGAAGGGGGGTCAGGAGTGCTTAAAGTTAGTTTTATTATTGAAGCTAATGGAGAGGTAAGTAATGCTGAAATAACGGAAGATCTTGGAGGAGGTGTAGGCAAAGAAGTAAAAAGAGTTGTTTCTTTGTCACCTCGCTGGATGCCAGGGCGCAATAGTGGGAAAATAGTTAGAGTAATGATTAAAATTCCGCTAAGAATAACGGGATGA
- a CDS encoding 7-carboxy-7-deazaguanine synthase QueE gives MLSKEVQLEVNKGTMLPLMEEFYTIQGEGFHTGTAAYFIRIGGCDVGCHWCDVKESWNAELHPPTNIDLIVNNAAKYADTIVITGGEPLMWDMDPLTQRLKDRNLKVHIETSGAYPLSGTWDWICLSPKKNKLPTQTVYDSADELKVIIYNKHDFIFAEEQAEKVNQNAILFLQPEWSKKEEMTPLIVDYVMNNPKWRVSLQTHKYLNIP, from the coding sequence ATGTTATCAAAAGAAGTTCAATTAGAAGTAAACAAAGGAACCATGCTTCCGTTAATGGAGGAGTTTTATACGATTCAAGGAGAAGGTTTTCATACAGGAACTGCTGCTTACTTTATTAGAATAGGTGGTTGCGATGTAGGTTGTCATTGGTGTGATGTAAAGGAAAGTTGGAATGCAGAATTGCATCCACCTACAAATATAGATTTGATTGTTAACAATGCAGCCAAATATGCTGATACAATAGTTATTACAGGAGGTGAGCCTTTAATGTGGGATATGGATCCTCTAACGCAAAGATTAAAAGATAGAAATCTAAAAGTTCATATTGAAACTTCAGGTGCATATCCGCTTAGTGGTACTTGGGATTGGATATGTCTTTCTCCTAAAAAAAATAAATTACCAACTCAAACTGTTTATGACAGTGCAGATGAGTTAAAAGTGATTATTTATAACAAGCATGATTTTATCTTTGCAGAAGAACAAGCGGAAAAAGTAAATCAAAATGCTATACTTTTTCTCCAACCAGAATGGAGTAAAAAAGAAGAAATGACTCCACTTATTGTTGATTATGTGATGAATAACCCAAAATGGAGAGTTTCATTGCAAACTCATAAATATTTGAACATTCCTTAA
- a CDS encoding tetratricopeptide repeat protein — translation MNKIKVLSIALLATVSVSRAQDINQAKSAIDAEQFEKAKSILKSIINAKPSNGTAAFYLGNVYMIQNSIDSAKIYYQKGLAGSEGARLNNIGFGLIDLDKGDEAAAEQNFALATKDLKKKDIEEYLFIGRAYTYSLKPNYKKAIEVLNKAKLINPLDAQVNLALGNAYFGDKNQNEAYSAYRIAYANDNTLIRAKMQLGVLLKGAKAYTEAIKAFDEVVAINPNYGPVYREFAETYYLWGRNEPAKYRAYIDKALTNYEKYLSLTDYSLNSRMRHADFLILAGEYKALEIEANKMVELDKVNPRILRYLGLSAYQNGNYDVAISSLENFISNPTNRVIAVDYLNLGFSKMKKSISAEGVLTDSALFEKGLSDVKKANDMDPVNLSNGFSEFGKKLYEQKLYKQAAAIYEIAVSNKESKSYVLDNFYLGNSLYFDNTRKDVIKPDVAALQRADLAFATVIEASPKTQDAYIYRARTNSLLENDALTIKYYDEYVNVVTAKGPEELAKPAVIKKLIESYNTSAASYANTDKVKAKEYFNKTLAIDPTNQYALESLKSLK, via the coding sequence ATGAATAAAATTAAAGTTTTAAGTATTGCGTTATTGGCTACTGTTTCAGTAAGTCGTGCGCAAGATATTAATCAAGCTAAAAGTGCAATTGATGCAGAGCAGTTTGAAAAAGCAAAATCTATTTTAAAATCTATAATAAATGCTAAACCTTCAAACGGAACAGCAGCTTTCTATTTAGGAAATGTTTATATGATTCAAAATAGTATTGACTCTGCTAAAATTTATTATCAAAAAGGATTGGCTGGAAGTGAAGGAGCAAGATTGAATAATATTGGTTTTGGTCTTATCGATCTTGATAAAGGAGATGAAGCAGCAGCTGAACAAAACTTTGCATTGGCTACAAAAGATCTTAAGAAAAAAGATATAGAAGAATATTTATTTATTGGGCGTGCCTATACTTATTCTTTGAAGCCAAATTATAAAAAAGCTATAGAGGTTCTAAATAAAGCAAAATTGATTAATCCTCTTGATGCACAAGTAAATTTAGCACTTGGAAATGCATATTTTGGTGATAAGAATCAAAATGAAGCTTATTCTGCTTATCGTATTGCTTATGCAAATGATAATACATTGATTAGAGCAAAAATGCAATTAGGGGTATTACTTAAAGGTGCAAAAGCTTATACTGAGGCGATTAAAGCATTTGATGAAGTAGTAGCTATCAATCCTAATTATGGACCGGTATACCGCGAATTTGCTGAAACGTATTACCTATGGGGAAGAAATGAGCCTGCAAAATACAGAGCTTATATAGATAAAGCACTTACAAATTATGAAAAATATTTGTCTCTAACTGATTATTCTCTTAATTCAAGAATGAGACATGCTGATTTCTTAATTTTAGCAGGTGAGTACAAAGCTTTAGAAATTGAAGCCAATAAAATGGTAGAGCTTGATAAAGTGAATCCTAGAATTCTTCGTTATTTAGGACTTTCTGCATATCAAAACGGTAATTATGATGTAGCTATTAGTTCATTGGAGAATTTTATTTCAAATCCAACTAATAGAGTTATTGCAGTTGATTATTTAAATTTAGGTTTTTCAAAAATGAAAAAATCAATCAGTGCAGAAGGTGTATTGACTGATAGTGCTCTTTTTGAGAAAGGTCTTTCAGATGTAAAAAAAGCAAATGATATGGATCCTGTTAATTTATCTAATGGTTTTAGTGAGTTTGGTAAAAAATTGTATGAGCAAAAATTATACAAACAAGCTGCAGCTATCTATGAAATTGCAGTTTCAAATAAAGAATCAAAAAGTTATGTTTTAGACAATTTCTATTTAGGAAATAGTTTGTATTTTGACAATACTAGAAAAGATGTTATTAAGCCAGATGTGGCAGCTTTGCAAAGAGCAGATTTAGCTTTTGCAACTGTAATTGAAGCTTCTCCTAAAACTCAAGATGCTTATATTTACAGAGCAAGAACAAACAGTTTACTTGAAAATGATGCATTAACTATTAAGTATTATGATGAATATGTTAATGTAGTAACTGCTAAAGGACCTGAGGAATTGGCAAAACCTGCTGTAATTAAAAAATTAATTGAAAGTTATAATACTTCAGCGGCTAGTTATGCTAATACTGATAAAGTAAAAGCAAAAGAATATTTCAATAAAACATTAGCAATTGATCCAACTAATCAATATGCATTGGAATCATTAAAGTCTTTGAAATAA
- a CDS encoding PstS family phosphate ABC transporter substrate-binding protein, protein MLFKVKYLFLFSICFLFVNCKQKDDAKTNDETILKGTTTIFADETITPIVEDEIMVFESKYDAKINLISKSESEVLNSLFDKKVKIAVLSRDLTKKELNIFEQRKIFPKITKFATDAIAFVSNKNSKDTLIALKDVIGFMKGERNSSIKGLVFDNPNSSTVNYMNNLVGISKLPENDIFSFKTNNEVIKFVSENDGMIGIVGVNWLSQPNASMSEIIKKTNVLSIQGLNGKGFYGPTQNNLAEGTYPLVRDLYVVNCQGYSGLGMGFASFVAGDIGQRIVLKSGLLPAQIPTRKLNIIRGQANGGKK, encoded by the coding sequence ATGTTATTCAAAGTAAAATATTTATTTCTCTTTTCGATTTGTTTTTTGTTTGTGAATTGTAAGCAAAAGGATGATGCGAAAACAAATGATGAAACAATATTAAAAGGGACAACAACTATTTTTGCTGATGAGACCATTACACCAATAGTTGAAGATGAAATAATGGTTTTTGAAAGTAAATATGATGCTAAGATTAATTTAATTTCAAAATCAGAATCTGAGGTTTTGAATTCTTTGTTTGATAAAAAGGTTAAAATTGCTGTTTTGTCAAGAGATTTAACTAAAAAAGAGTTAAATATTTTCGAACAAAGGAAAATATTTCCCAAAATAACTAAATTTGCGACTGATGCTATCGCATTTGTTTCTAATAAAAACAGCAAGGACACGCTCATAGCTTTAAAGGATGTTATAGGGTTTATGAAGGGAGAACGTAATTCATCGATAAAAGGATTGGTGTTTGATAACCCTAATTCAAGTACGGTTAATTATATGAATAATTTGGTCGGAATTAGTAAGTTACCGGAGAATGATATTTTTTCTTTTAAAACCAACAATGAAGTTATAAAATTTGTATCTGAAAATGATGGAATGATTGGAATTGTAGGCGTTAATTGGTTGTCTCAGCCGAATGCATCCATGAGTGAGATTATAAAAAAGACAAATGTGTTAAGCATTCAAGGTTTAAACGGAAAAGGGTTTTATGGGCCTACTCAAAATAATCTTGCAGAAGGGACATATCCTCTAGTACGTGATTTATATGTAGTAAATTGTCAAGGATATTCTGGTTTAGGCATGGGTTTTGCTTCTTTTGTAGCTGGGGATATTGGACAAAGGATAGTTTTGAAATCGGGTTTATTGCCTGCTCAAATTCCAACAAGGAAATTGAACATAATTCGGGGTCAAGCAAATGGAGGAAAAAAATAA
- a CDS encoding energy transducer TonB → MKLDLIKNQWIDIVFEGRNKLYGAYELRKTNRKTSMRALMIGSFLFALAISAPLILSYLPDSSEDDVNNDIKITAVKLPPKKKVEDVKELPPPPPPPPKVDQVKFVKPVVAKAEEVTEEPPKIEDIKDKKVGAETIKGDPNAELSVEPVGNGPVAEVVEEDTSVHSLAGIEQKPEFPGGIEKFYAFVGKNYQAPEEEGLKGKVYVTFVVEKDGSLTDIKVIRDIGYGTGKEAIRVLNKCPKWLPGEQNGKKVRVLYSLPITIQSAE, encoded by the coding sequence ATGAAATTAGATTTAATAAAAAATCAATGGATTGATATCGTTTTCGAAGGTCGTAATAAACTGTATGGTGCTTACGAATTAAGAAAAACGAATCGTAAGACTTCTATGAGGGCGCTTATGATTGGTAGTTTTCTTTTCGCTTTGGCTATCAGTGCTCCGCTAATTTTGAGTTATTTACCAGATTCTAGTGAAGATGATGTAAATAATGATATAAAAATTACAGCAGTTAAGTTGCCACCGAAGAAGAAAGTTGAAGATGTAAAAGAGCTTCCACCACCGCCACCGCCACCTCCTAAAGTTGATCAAGTTAAATTTGTGAAACCAGTTGTTGCTAAGGCAGAAGAAGTTACTGAGGAGCCACCAAAAATTGAAGATATTAAAGATAAAAAAGTTGGAGCGGAAACTATCAAAGGTGACCCAAATGCTGAATTATCTGTTGAACCAGTTGGAAATGGTCCTGTAGCAGAGGTTGTTGAAGAAGATACAAGTGTTCACTCGTTGGCAGGTATCGAACAAAAACCTGAATTCCCTGGAGGAATTGAAAAGTTTTATGCTTTCGTTGGTAAAAACTATCAAGCACCAGAGGAAGAAGGTCTTAAAGGAAAAGTATATGTTACTTTCGTAGTTGAAAAAGATGGATCGTTAACAGATATCAAAGTTATTAGAGATATTGGTTACGGAACTGGAAAAGAAGCTATTAGAGTTTTGAACAAATGTCCTAAATGGCTACCTGGAGAACAAAATGGTAAAAAAGTGAGAGTTTTATATTCTCTACCTATTACTATTCAATCTGCAGAGTAA
- a CDS encoding ExbD/TolR family protein translates to MAELNTGDGGGGKGGKVRSKKQNSKVDLTAMVDLAFLLITFFMLTTTLSKPQSMDLTLPDKEKDDAPKNDVKVDENRTMTILLGENGKLVRYVGILATPVVGGTPKDFTYGKEGIRKELISRGKIVKDYSTAKGKPNDGMIVIIKPSKKSTYRNLVDILDEMAIVGVGTYAIVNEFSPEEQKLLEGKK, encoded by the coding sequence ATGGCTGAATTAAATACCGGCGACGGTGGAGGCGGAAAAGGTGGTAAAGTAAGAAGTAAAAAACAAAACTCAAAGGTAGATTTAACTGCCATGGTGGATTTGGCTTTCTTGCTAATCACATTCTTTATGCTTACCACTACGTTGTCTAAACCTCAATCCATGGATTTGACGTTGCCAGATAAGGAAAAAGATGATGCTCCTAAAAATGACGTAAAAGTTGATGAGAATCGTACAATGACGATTTTACTTGGAGAAAATGGTAAATTAGTAAGATATGTTGGGATTTTAGCTACTCCAGTTGTTGGAGGAACTCCTAAAGATTTTACTTATGGTAAAGAAGGAATTCGTAAAGAATTGATTTCTAGAGGTAAAATAGTGAAAGATTATTCTACAGCTAAAGGAAAACCAAATGATGGAATGATTGTAATCATTAAGCCAAGCAAAAAATCAACTTATCGTAACTTAGTTGATATCTTGGATGAAATGGCAATTGTTGGAGTAGGTACTTATGCTATCGTAAATGAATTTTCTCCTGAAGAACAAAAATTGTTAGAAGGAAAAAAATAG
- a CDS encoding ExbD/TolR family protein: MAKIKMKKKSTSTDMTAMCDVAFLLLTFFILTATAKTPEVLPVDTPQSTVQTKLPSSDLSTLTIGKVNGKTAVFFDLKGREVRKRTLELMGQKYSVPFSDQDKEKFALMESFGVPIQNLKQILDMKASDRNKAGQTGVPKDSLDNQLKEWIYNARIANIEVNDKELQFAIKGDAKEQYPAIKQVMDILQDQKINSFNLVTGLRGKNF, translated from the coding sequence ATGGCTAAAATAAAAATGAAAAAAAAATCCACATCAACGGATATGACGGCGATGTGCGATGTTGCGTTTCTTTTGCTAACGTTCTTTATTTTGACTGCCACTGCTAAAACACCTGAAGTATTACCAGTTGATACTCCACAGTCTACTGTGCAAACAAAATTACCTTCATCTGATTTGTCAACTTTGACAATTGGTAAAGTAAATGGAAAGACAGCTGTGTTTTTTGATTTAAAAGGAAGAGAAGTTCGTAAAAGAACACTCGAGTTAATGGGACAAAAATATAGTGTACCGTTTTCTGATCAAGATAAAGAAAAATTTGCCTTAATGGAAAGTTTTGGTGTTCCAATTCAAAATTTAAAACAAATTTTGGATATGAAAGCGTCAGATAGAAACAAAGCAGGTCAAACTGGAGTGCCTAAAGATTCTTTAGATAACCAGTTGAAAGAATGGATTTACAATGCTCGTATTGCAAATATTGAGGTTAATGATAAAGAATTGCAATTTGCAATTAAAGGAGATGCGAAAGAGCAATATCCGGCAATCAAACAAGTAATGGATATTTTGCAAGATCAAAAAATCAATAGCTTTAATTTGGTTACTGGTTTAAGAGGAAAGAATTTTTAA
- a CDS encoding MotA/TolQ/ExbB proton channel family protein: MANVKVKKESTSNGGGMVSGIIIVACVFVGWLIWSQVMGDPTNFEGGDIEKGHPLNTLGQVYKGGFIVPVLLGMLLMVVVFSIERFIVIAKAAGKGNLDKFMKAVQTSIKSGDIEGAIVTCDKQQGSVANAIKSALIKYQDVKKEGFNSEEASETIHKEIEEVTSLEMPMLEKNMTIISSLVSLGTLGGLLGTVSGMIKAFGALATAGTPDQAALAVGISEALINTATGISTSISAIVAYNFFTSKIDDLTFSIDEAGTTIVNTYRHFRGSLKQ; this comes from the coding sequence ATGGCAAACGTTAAAGTTAAAAAAGAAAGCACTTCAAACGGAGGAGGAATGGTTTCAGGGATTATTATTGTAGCATGTGTATTTGTAGGTTGGTTGATCTGGTCTCAAGTTATGGGGGATCCTACGAATTTTGAAGGAGGAGATATTGAAAAAGGTCATCCATTGAATACATTAGGACAAGTTTATAAAGGAGGATTTATAGTACCTGTATTATTAGGTATGTTATTAATGGTTGTTGTTTTCTCTATTGAAAGATTTATCGTTATCGCTAAAGCTGCTGGAAAAGGAAATTTAGATAAATTTATGAAAGCAGTTCAAACTAGTATCAAATCTGGTGATATTGAAGGAGCAATTGTTACATGTGATAAACAACAAGGTTCTGTTGCAAATGCAATTAAATCTGCGTTAATCAAATATCAAGACGTTAAAAAAGAAGGATTCAACAGTGAAGAAGCTTCTGAAACTATACATAAAGAAATTGAAGAGGTTACATCTCTTGAAATGCCAATGTTAGAGAAAAATATGACTATTATTTCTTCTTTGGTTTCTTTAGGAACACTTGGAGGATTATTAGGAACTGTATCAGGGATGATTAAGGCGTTTGGTGCTTTGGCTACTGCTGGAACTCCAGATCAAGCTGCTCTTGCAGTTGGTATTTCTGAGGCTTTGATTAATACGGCTACAGGTATCTCTACTTCTATTTCTGCAATTGTTGCTTACAATTTCTTTACTTCTAAAATTGATGATTTAACATTCTCTATCGACGAAGCTGGAACTACAATTGTAAATACTTACAGACATTTCAGAGGTAGTTTAAAACAATAA